From one Kwoniella dejecticola CBS 10117 chromosome 2, complete sequence genomic stretch:
- a CDS encoding cyanate hydratase, with amino-acid sequence MMDLSEHNRALLLAKSLSGLTFQEIADKIDKPEVWTAALFYGQAVAPDAETAQKIYEVLGENAFVTEYNHNHLPAGSHKLTKDKFVNALQGIGTPQSLGVKGMVDRDKGMEMPPKDPVLYRLYEVLLVYGYSYKAIIQEKFGDGIMSAIDFRTSVERKKDPKGDRVVITMDGKFLPYSSTESWKG; translated from the exons ATGATGGATCTTTCAGAGCACAACCGAGCCCTCCTCCTCGCCAAGTCTTTATCAGGCCTCACATTCCAAGAGATAGCCGACAAAATCGACAAACCAGAAGTATGGACTGCTGCCCTTTTCTACGGTCAGGCAGTCGCTCCCGATGCTGAGACAGCTCAGAAGATCTACGAGGTCCTCGGGGAGAACGCCTTTGTGACTGAATataatcataatcatcttcCGGCCGGGTCACACAAGTTGACAAAAGATAAATTCGTTAATGCCCTTCAGGGTATTGGGACTCCGCAAAGTCTGGGAGTGAAGGGTATGGTTGATAGAGATAAGGGTATGGAGATGCCTCCGAAG GACCCTGTGCTTTATAGACTGTACGAAGTACTCCTTGTCTACGGATACTCGTACAAAGCTATCATCCAGGAAAAG TTCGGCGACGGTATCATGTCTGCTATCG ACTTCCGAACTTCagtcgagaggaagaaggatccCAAGGGCGATAGGGTGGTCATCACGATGGACGGGAAG TTCTTACCTTACTCTTCGACCGAATCGTGGAAAGGATAA